One region of Girardinichthys multiradiatus isolate DD_20200921_A chromosome 1, DD_fGirMul_XY1, whole genome shotgun sequence genomic DNA includes:
- the dgkaa gene encoding diacylglycerol kinase, alpha a: MSAPTDPEVKELNPVDFIQLQQYIEYCSLKVKDVLREFDKDGRLAQHRHGECINEEGFREFLKTYLEVDFPSDLCQRLFRSFQNSEPTQEDSTKEVFLKDVSCYFSLLEDGQPRDKLEFAFRLYDRDGNGVLDSSEVDRIIAQMMHAAEYLDWDVSELKPVLKDMMTAIDADCSGTVSLDEWVEGGMNNVPLLVLLGLKMIQKDGQHLWRMKNFNKPVYCNVCQSMLLGLRKQGLCCSCCKYTVHGRCANKNPAPCARTYVKSKKETGVPVHDWVSGNCDSRKCDRCQKKIKSLQGLTGKHCVWCHTMRHDECAALEPTECTCGTLRDHILPPWAIYPVIKERPNNMKNGCSGSTDDGDLNITPDGQVLQISPVPNTHPLLVFVNPKSGGKQGERVLRKFQYLLNPRQVYNLSNGGPGAGLSFFRNLQDYRILVCGGDGTVGWILDAIDKANLLVRPPVGVLPLGTGNDLARCLRWGGGYDGEDLARIIKDIESSSQVLMDRWSVQVIPDEIQEKGDPVPYEIINNYFSIGVDASIAHRFHTMREKHPQKFNSRMKNKLWYFEFATSETISASCKKLSESLTIECCGTPLDLSGQSLEGIAILNIPSMHGGSNLWGETKKADTKGQASQEEPEVIINPEILKVTSQDLSDRRLEVVGLEGAMEMGQIYTGLKSAVRLAKTSQITMRTKKAMPMQIDGEPWMQPPCTIHITHKNQACMLMAPPAKPSGFFK, encoded by the exons TGCATCAATGAGGAAGGCTTTCGTGAGTTCCTAAAAACCTACCTAGAAGTGGATTTCCCTTCGGATCTCTGCCAGCGACTTTTTCGCTCCTTCCAAAACTCTGAACCCACCCAGGAAGACAGCACCA AGGAGGTCTTCCTCAAGgatgtttcatgttatttctcTCTGCTGGAAGATGGCCAACCCAGGGACAAACTAGAGT TTGCTTTTAGGCTTTATGACAGAGATGGCAATGGAGTCCTTGACAGCTCT GAAGTAGATCGAATTATTGCTCAAATGATGCATGCCGCTGAATATCTTGACTGGGACGTGTCCGAACTTAAACCT GTGCTGAAGGACATGATGACAGCCATTGATGCCGACTGCAGCGGCACAGTGTCTCTGGATGAGTGGGTAGAAGGAGGCATGAACAACGTCCCTTTGCTCGTCTTGCTGGGTCTGAAG ATGATACAAAAAGACGGGCAGCACCTCTGGAGGATGAAAAATTTTAACAAGCCTGTGTACTGCAACGTGTGTCAGAGCATGCTGCTGGGTTTGAGGAAACAAGggctgtgctgcagct GCTGCAAATATACAGTTCATGGGCGATGTGCTAACAAGAACCCAGCTCCCTGCGCCAGGACGTATGTAAAGTCAAAGAAAGAAACGGGG GTTCCAGTGCATGACTGGGTGAGTGGGAACTGTGATTCTAGAAAGTGTGATAGATGCCAAAAGAAGATCAAGAGCCTCCAAGGTCTCACAGGGAAACACTGTGTGTGGTGCCATACGATG CGTCATGATGAATGTGCAGCCCTGGAGCCAACAGAGTGTACCTGTGGGACTCTCAGAGACCACATCCTGCCTCCATGGGCCATATATCCTGTTATAAAG GAGAGGCCAAACAATATGAAAAACGGCTGCTCAGGGTCAACAGATGACGGTGACCTCAATATTACTCCTGACGGACAAGTGCTTCAG ATCAGCCCTGTGCCAAACACCCATCCTCTTCTGGTGTTTGTCAACCCTAAAAGTGGTGGCAAGCAGGGGGAGAG AGTCCTGCGTAAATTTCAATATTTACTGAATCCAAGGCAGGTGTACAACCTTTCAAATGGCGGCCCTGGCGCAGG ACTGAGTTTCTTCAGAAACCTTCAGGACTACAGAATCTTGGTGTGTGGTGGAGACGGCACAGTTGGATGGATTCTAGATGCAATAG ACAAAGCCAACCTGCTGGTACGGCCTCCAGTTGGCGTCCTTCCTCTGGGAACAGGAAATGATCTTGCGCGATGTCTACGTTGGGGTGGAG GGTATGATGGTGAAGATTTGGCTCGTATTATTAAAGACATTGAGAGCAGCTCTCAGGTGCTGATGGACCGCTGGAGTGTGCAGGTTATACCAGATGAGATTCAGGAGAAGGGTGATCCAGTGCCATATGAAATCATCAACAATTACTTCTCAATTGGAGTT GATGCCTCCATTGCACACAGGTTTCATACAATGAGGGAGAAGCATCCTCAGAAATTTAACAGCAG AATGAAGAACAAGCTGTGGTATTTTGAATTCGCCACTTCAGAAACCATCTCTGCTTCCTGCAAGAAACTCAGTGAAAGTTTAACCATAGAG TGCTGTGGTACTCCTCTGGATCTCAGTGGCCAATCTTTGGAAGGGATTGCTATCCTAAACATTCCCAGCATGCACGGTGGCTCTAACCTATGGGGTGAGACCAAAAAAGCAGATACCAAGGGCCAAGCAAGTCAGGAAGAGCCTGAAGTGATTATCAATCCAGAGATCCTGAAAGTGACTTCTCAAG ACCTCAGTGACCGCCGGCTGGAGGTAGTTGGCCTTGAAGGAGCCATGGAAATGGGACAGATATACACTGGGCTCAAAAGTGCTGTGAGGCTCGCTAAAACCTCCCAGATCACCATGAG GACAAAGAAAGCCATGCCGATGCAAATAGACGGAGAGCCGTGGATGCAGCCCCCCTGCACG attCATATCACCCACAAGAATCAAGCGTGCATGTTGATGGCTCCTCCAGCCAAACCATCAGGTTTCTTCAAATAA